A DNA window from Flavisolibacter ginsenosidimutans contains the following coding sequences:
- a CDS encoding polysaccharide lyase family 8 super-sandwich domain-containing protein: MEIQNIQKVVGSIVIAAGCSFFLSYKQPVDKQESKNYSANVQWLSASQDLETIRQRIVEDLLQPKVDEAAIQKDVETIQPDGSWPGINYKDTTKTGFQHAVHLERMLDLARAYKKQDSKFYESAAVKKTLSSALDFWIAHDFICENWWWNEMGTPNWMINTLLLFDNELTDEQRAKGAKIASRASLTGVGARAGGDFVPIAGMVCKQGLFKRNDSILQNAIRVMTAQIKVTTDRGIKPDLSFHHRVDNVTSIHTYGTNYVSAFSYWAVKTAGTKYGLPDAALKLLIDYYLDGVSKSMAFGMYTDPGAKNRDLSRKGDLAPAGTEIPENLLKASNYRRQELEDLIKVRKGEKKPDQTWDRYYWWSSYMAHQRKNYYSSVRMHSSRQNNVEEPYNEEGLKMHHLADGSNFITRTGKEYYDIFPVWDWQKIPGATIEQKPQLPPFKQIVKKGLSDFVGAASDGEFGVAAFDFKSPHDPLTARKAWFFFDNEYVCLGTAIKCSGDYPVATTLNQCLLKGDVWVKTKSGSFKAINGNHLFTNVDWVLHDSVAYLFPQSTDVSLFDSTASGSWQLITHQTNASTEPVKKNVFTLWLNHGTHPQNESYAYVVLPAVNAQKVEDYHKTQTVFILQNTAALQAVQNKALQITQVVFYEPGTLQLTKDLVLTADRPCIAMVKTNAAQITALTISDPTHKLVSLQLKVTTALNASGAGWQAKWDANQKASIVQIDLPKNEEAGKSITLVFVNQKQATH; this comes from the coding sequence ATGGAGATACAAAACATACAGAAAGTAGTAGGCTCGATCGTGATTGCGGCTGGCTGCTCTTTTTTTCTTTCGTATAAACAGCCCGTTGATAAACAAGAATCGAAGAATTATTCGGCCAACGTTCAATGGCTATCCGCAAGCCAAGATTTGGAAACGATTCGTCAGCGTATCGTTGAAGACCTGTTGCAACCCAAGGTTGATGAAGCAGCGATTCAAAAAGACGTGGAAACAATTCAACCGGATGGAAGCTGGCCGGGCATCAACTACAAGGACACGACGAAGACCGGTTTCCAACATGCCGTTCACCTGGAGCGCATGTTAGACCTGGCCCGAGCCTATAAAAAACAAGACTCAAAATTTTACGAAAGCGCAGCCGTCAAGAAAACGCTTTCATCAGCTCTGGACTTTTGGATTGCACATGATTTCATTTGCGAGAACTGGTGGTGGAATGAGATGGGTACGCCCAACTGGATGATCAACACACTTCTCCTTTTTGATAACGAGTTGACCGACGAACAAAGAGCGAAGGGAGCAAAAATTGCGAGCAGGGCCAGCCTTACCGGTGTTGGCGCCCGGGCCGGCGGTGACTTTGTGCCGATTGCAGGCATGGTTTGCAAGCAAGGCTTGTTTAAACGAAACGATTCAATTCTGCAAAATGCGATTAGGGTGATGACGGCACAGATAAAAGTGACAACAGACCGCGGCATCAAACCAGACCTTAGTTTTCATCACCGTGTTGACAATGTGACTTCGATTCATACCTACGGCACCAACTATGTTAGCGCCTTTTCTTATTGGGCTGTGAAGACGGCGGGTACAAAATATGGCTTGCCCGACGCAGCGTTAAAGCTTTTAATTGACTACTACCTCGATGGCGTTTCTAAATCAATGGCCTTTGGTATGTATACCGATCCCGGTGCAAAGAACCGCGATCTTAGCAGAAAAGGGGACCTTGCTCCCGCGGGCACAGAGATTCCTGAAAACCTTTTAAAGGCTTCGAACTATCGCAGGCAAGAATTGGAAGATCTTATAAAAGTCAGAAAGGGTGAGAAGAAGCCTGATCAAACTTGGGATCGTTATTATTGGTGGTCTTCTTACATGGCTCACCAGCGCAAAAATTATTACTCCTCCGTTCGTATGCACTCTTCACGCCAAAACAACGTGGAAGAGCCGTATAATGAAGAGGGTTTAAAAATGCACCACCTGGCCGACGGTTCGAATTTTATTACCCGTACGGGCAAAGAATATTACGACATCTTCCCGGTGTGGGATTGGCAGAAAATACCGGGAGCGACCATTGAACAAAAACCCCAGTTGCCCCCTTTCAAACAAATTGTAAAGAAAGGCTTGTCCGATTTTGTAGGTGCCGCAAGCGATGGCGAATTCGGCGTGGCCGCGTTTGATTTTAAAAGTCCGCATGATCCTTTAACGGCACGCAAAGCATGGTTCTTCTTTGACAATGAATACGTCTGCCTTGGCACTGCCATCAAATGCAGCGGCGACTATCCTGTTGCCACAACTCTCAACCAATGTTTGTTGAAAGGCGACGTATGGGTAAAGACAAAAAGCGGTTCGTTCAAGGCAATAAACGGCAATCATCTTTTTACTAACGTTGATTGGGTTTTGCACGACAGCGTGGCCTATCTTTTTCCGCAAAGCACCGATGTGAGTTTGTTCGATTCCACCGCAAGCGGCAGTTGGCAACTTATCACGCATCAAACAAACGCAAGCACGGAGCCGGTAAAGAAAAATGTTTTTACGTTGTGGCTTAATCACGGCACGCATCCGCAAAACGAAAGCTATGCTTACGTTGTATTGCCTGCGGTGAATGCGCAAAAAGTGGAAGACTATCACAAAACGCAAACCGTATTCATTTTGCAGAACACAGCCGCGTTGCAAGCCGTGCAAAACAAAGCCTTGCAAATAACGCAGGTTGTTTTTTACGAACCCGGAACGCTGCAGTTGACAAAGGACCTAGTGTTAACTGCGGATCGTCCATGTATTGCAATGGTGAAAACGAACGCCGCGCAAATAACAGCCCTCACCATTTCCGACCCGACGCACAAACTGGTAAGCCTGCAATTAAAGGTGACAACTGCACTCAACGCTTCGGGAGCAGGTTGGCAAGCAAAATGGGATGCAAATCAAAAAGCCAGCATTGTTCAAATTGATTTGCCCAAAAACGAAGAAGCCGGGAAAAGTATAACCCTTGTTTTCGTGAACCAAAAGCAGGCGACGCATTAG
- a CDS encoding heparinase II/III domain-containing protein translates to MRFNKVFSNLLALLFCTHLFAQTDSLNTDTKVPAHPRLLLLKGEESALKKNISSDKVWSDLHKAILQECDGLLTVKPLERIQIGRRLLSVSREAIRRIFFLSYAYRLTSDKKYLQRAEKELVTIAAFRDWNPPHFLDVAEMTTAASIGYDWLFNDLSKETKAAVKEAILTKGLEPSLDEEKNKNWLLAEHNWNQVCNTGMTYGALATFEDHEELSRRIVNRALRSITIPMNEYNPDGAYPEGYGYWGYGTSFNVMFLSALEKAFGTDFGLSTRSQGFLKTGGFLENMTGPSGRPFNYSDAGQNGELQPAMFWFASRVKDPSLLWVERRRLMEDPKSHVKNRLLPAIMLWGGNININNAVPPAKTMWVGRGKNPVALMRTSWTDSNAVWVAMKGGTVSANHAHMDVGSFVMEADGVRWAMDFGMQDYESLESKGIQLFGRTQDAQRWTVFRLTNLVHNTLTANGQHQRVTGSAPLIRTSSDPLFMQATTDMSEVYKGTLAKAVRGIAIVDKKYVLIRDEVQARDTATVLRWTMLTPADVKITGSNTLELTKNGKRLLLQVTEPANVTMKTWSTAPPHDYDAPNPGTTLVGFEVSLPPNAKTALSVKLIPASANNSGQQATQSLSNWKGEAVPAYNGKATK, encoded by the coding sequence ATGCGATTCAACAAAGTCTTTTCAAATTTGCTTGCCCTGCTTTTTTGCACGCATCTTTTTGCACAAACCGACTCCTTGAACACGGATACAAAAGTTCCCGCTCATCCGCGGCTGTTGTTGTTGAAAGGTGAAGAGTCTGCGCTTAAAAAGAATATCTCCAGTGATAAAGTTTGGAGCGATTTGCACAAGGCGATATTGCAGGAATGCGATGGGTTGTTAACGGTAAAGCCACTCGAACGCATTCAAATTGGCCGCCGTTTGCTTTCCGTTTCCCGCGAAGCCATTCGCCGCATCTTTTTTCTTTCGTATGCCTATCGGCTCACCAGCGACAAAAAATACCTGCAGCGTGCCGAGAAAGAGTTGGTCACGATAGCAGCTTTTCGCGACTGGAACCCGCCGCATTTCTTAGACGTTGCAGAAATGACCACGGCTGCGTCCATTGGTTACGATTGGCTGTTCAATGACTTGTCAAAGGAAACCAAAGCTGCCGTCAAAGAAGCCATCTTAACAAAAGGGTTGGAACCTTCTCTTGATGAAGAAAAAAACAAAAATTGGCTGCTTGCCGAACACAATTGGAACCAGGTGTGCAACACCGGCATGACCTACGGTGCGTTAGCGACCTTTGAAGACCACGAAGAACTTTCCCGCCGCATTGTGAACCGTGCACTCCGCTCCATTACCATTCCCATGAACGAATACAATCCTGACGGAGCTTATCCCGAAGGCTACGGTTATTGGGGTTATGGCACTTCGTTTAACGTGATGTTTTTAAGTGCGCTGGAAAAAGCTTTCGGTACCGATTTCGGTTTAAGTACACGTTCACAGGGCTTTTTAAAAACAGGCGGCTTCTTGGAAAACATGACCGGCCCTTCGGGAAGGCCGTTTAATTATTCGGATGCGGGCCAGAACGGCGAACTGCAACCCGCTATGTTTTGGTTTGCTTCCCGGGTGAAAGACCCTTCGTTGCTTTGGGTAGAAAGACGCCGGTTGATGGAAGATCCAAAGAGCCACGTAAAGAATCGTTTATTGCCGGCCATCATGTTGTGGGGTGGGAATATTAACATCAATAATGCAGTGCCGCCTGCTAAAACGATGTGGGTTGGTCGAGGCAAAAATCCGGTGGCGTTGATGCGTACGTCGTGGACCGATTCGAATGCCGTTTGGGTAGCCATGAAAGGCGGAACGGTATCGGCCAATCATGCGCACATGGACGTAGGGTCGTTTGTAATGGAAGCCGATGGCGTGCGGTGGGCCATGGACTTTGGGATGCAGGATTATGAATCGCTGGAATCTAAAGGCATTCAGTTGTTCGGAAGAACGCAGGATGCGCAGCGCTGGACGGTGTTTCGCCTGACCAATCTTGTGCACAATACGCTTACAGCAAACGGACAACATCAACGAGTGACTGGTTCGGCGCCGCTCATTCGTACATCATCCGATCCGCTGTTTATGCAAGCCACTACCGACATGAGCGAAGTGTACAAAGGCACACTGGCAAAGGCTGTGCGAGGCATTGCCATCGTTGACAAAAAATACGTGTTGATACGCGACGAAGTGCAGGCAAGAGACACAGCAACCGTTTTGCGTTGGACGATGCTGACACCCGCTGATGTGAAAATTACAGGAAGTAACACTTTGGAACTGACAAAGAATGGCAAGCGTCTTTTGTTGCAGGTGACGGAACCGGCAAATGTTACGATGAAGACATGGTCCACTGCACCGCCGCACGATTACGACGCACCCAACCCGGGAACAACGTTGGTCGGCTTTGAAGTTTCGCTGCCGCCCAATGCGAAAACAGCTTTAAGCGTGAAATTGATCCCGGCTTCTGCAAACAACAGCGGCCAGCAGGCCACACAATCTTTAAGCAACTGGAAAGGCGAAGCCGTGCCGGCTTATAATGGAAAAGCAACAAAGTGA
- a CDS encoding DUF4466 family protein yields MKQKFLQLAYISCCFSLFLLLNGCKKEEYAIPTPKDELQNDALKRTLGPNIVGQQIEFVYAMAMPQAKGKLVSAEVEASIPGASSTYLENNSYYTGSNGADVAVLVGTPSVNSGAKTTVTFSKDTNAAALRYYYVIPEAARGKTVSFTFRAKSSDGSTVSYNLGPYTIAKMDMVRNLTVSDGNAMYISIADTTVYNAAGAAANPGKIDLVYVYRALTNVAYNHSLVSPAADPSYLPGVSLPSGVNRSAKEIKVFNLQDYNLARLQYGIYIDDLDFQKLDMSSAPNFAINLKQEAGVWVETADGKYRAYIYMNSVNNTTKSAVISMKRYAM; encoded by the coding sequence ATGAAACAAAAATTTTTGCAGCTCGCTTATATATCTTGTTGCTTTTCGCTTTTCCTGTTGTTAAACGGATGCAAGAAAGAGGAATACGCCATTCCAACACCGAAAGATGAATTGCAAAACGATGCGCTCAAAAGAACATTGGGACCAAACATCGTTGGCCAGCAAATTGAATTTGTGTACGCGATGGCCATGCCGCAGGCGAAAGGCAAATTGGTTTCGGCCGAAGTAGAAGCTTCTATTCCCGGAGCGTCTTCAACCTATCTTGAAAACAATTCTTATTACACTGGAAGCAACGGTGCAGACGTAGCCGTACTGGTAGGTACACCATCGGTGAACAGCGGCGCCAAAACCACGGTGACGTTTTCAAAAGACACCAACGCTGCTGCGCTGCGCTACTATTATGTAATCCCTGAAGCAGCCCGCGGCAAAACAGTGTCGTTCACGTTTCGGGCCAAGAGCAGCGACGGTTCAACTGTCTCTTATAACCTCGGTCCTTACACCATCGCAAAGATGGACATGGTGCGAAACTTAACCGTGAGCGATGGAAATGCGATGTATATCTCAATAGCTGATACAACCGTGTACAACGCGGCGGGTGCTGCAGCAAATCCCGGGAAAATAGATTTGGTTTACGTTTACCGGGCATTGACAAACGTCGCTTACAACCATTCGCTTGTATCGCCTGCAGCCGACCCTTCTTATTTGCCCGGCGTATCGTTGCCGTCCGGCGTAAACCGGAGTGCGAAAGAAATCAAGGTGTTTAATCTGCAGGATTACAACCTGGCTCGTTTGCAATACGGCATCTACATTGATGATTTGGATTTTCAAAAATTAGACATGTCCTCGGCGCCGAATTTTGCCATCAACTTAAAACAAGAAGCGGGTGTGTGGGTAGAAACGGCAGATGGGAAATACAGGGCTTATATCTACATGAACTCTGTAAACAACACAACGAAGAGTGCCGTAATCAGCATGAAGCGATACGCGATGTAG